A single genomic interval of Pyrus communis chromosome 7, drPyrComm1.1, whole genome shotgun sequence harbors:
- the LOC137739530 gene encoding beta-glucuronosyltransferase GlcAT14B-like: MKKLKSYYSHLRHHQTIELKWIFPLAIGSVVSLFLLFLTTLTSSNGTPLLPFYRSFSISSSVFIESKLHPIPVSTLPPPPRFAYFISGSIGDGNMLKRTLQALYHPHNRYVVHLDLESPPEERIDLQNYVSTHPVFVRFGNVKMISKANLVTYRGPTMVANTLHAAAILLREGGDWDWFINLSASDYPLVTQDDLLHTFSYLPRDLNFIDHTSNIGWKEYQRAKPIIVDPGLYMTKKADVFWVTQRRSVPTAFKLFTGSAWMALSKPFVDYCIWGWDNLPRTVLMYYANFISSPEGYFHTVICNAQEFRNTTVNSDLHFITWDNPPKQHPHHLNLADMQRMVDSNAPFARKFRQDDPVLDKIDSELLFKGPGMLVPGGWCIGKRDNGSDPCSDIGSTTILRPTPGAKRLEVLISSLLSNEKFRPKQCK, translated from the exons atgaagaagctCAAGAGCTACTACTCGCATCTGAGGCACCACCAAACAATTGAGCTCAAATGGATCTTCCCCTTGGCGATTGGCTCCGTTGTCtccctcttcctcctcttcctcacCACCCTGACGTCGTCCAACGGCACGCCGCTGCTCCCCTTCTACCGCTCCTTCTCCATCTCCAGCTCCGTCTTCATCGAATCCAAGCTCCACCCGATTCCCGTCTCCACCCTTCCGCCGCCGCCGCGCTTCGCCTACTTCATCTCCGGCTCCATCGGCGATGGCAACATGCTGAAGCGGACCCTCCAGGCCCTCTACCACCCGCACAACCGCTACGTCGTCCACCTGGACCTCGAGTCGCCGCCCGAGGAGCGGATTGATCTGCAGAATTACGTTTCTACCCACCCCGTTTTTGTCAGGTTTGGGAATGTGAAGATGATCAGCAAGGCCAACCTCGTCACTTACAGGGGCCCGACTATGGTGGCCAACACCCTCCACGCGGCCGCCATTTTGCTGAGGGAGGGCGGCGATTGGGATTGGTTCATCAATCTCAGCGCTTCTGATTACCCACTTGTTACTCAGGATG ATCTGCTGCACACGTTCTCATACTTGCCGCGGGATCTTAATTTCATCGATCATACGAGCAACATTGGATGGAAAGA GTATCAAAGAGCGAAACCGATAATTGTGGATCCGGGGTTGTATATGACCAAGAAAGCTGATGTTTTTTGGGTTACACAGCGAAGGAGTGTGCCAACAGCTTTCAAACTTTTTACAG GTTCTGCTTGGATGGCACTTTCAAAGCCTTTTGTTGATTACTGCATATGGGGCTGGGACAACCTACCTCGAACTGTTCTCATGTACTATGCAAACTTTATATCGTCCCCGGAGGGATACTTTCACACTGTCATCTGTAATGCTCAAGAGTTCCGCAACACAACTGTGAATAGTGACCTACATTTTATAACGTGGGACAACCCTCCCAAGCAACATCCTCACCACCTTAACCTTGCAGATATGCAAAGGATGGTCGACAGCAATGCTCCCTTTGCAAGAAAGTTTCGCCAAGATGATCCAGTGCTTGACAAAATTGATTCTGAGTTATTGTTTAAGGGTCCTGGTATGCTTGTTCCTGGTGGTTGGTGCATAGGAAAAAGGGACAATGGGTCCGATCCATGCTCTGATATTGGCAGTACCACAATCCTCAGGCCTACCCCTGGAGCAAAAAGGCTCGAGGTTTTGATCAGCTCTCTATTGTCCAATGAGAAATTCCGACCAAAACAGTGCAAATGA